In Candidatus Hydrogenedentota bacterium, the genomic window GTCTCGGACGAGAGACCATGACCCGGATGCTCACCTTCCTCTGTACGCCGAAACAAGGTTTCTTGAGGCTGCCCGGAAGACGCATCTCAATCTGTTTGCTGCGGGAGAGCGTGGCGCGCATGTCGCCTCTGGAGATATCATCGCCCGGCCGGGGTTCACTGACGGGCGACAGGTGAAGACCTTCGACAGGATACTCTGCACCATTCCCTTCGGGGCAAAGAGTTGGGGGGAGGAGATCGCGACCTACGACCCCTTCGGCCGGTTTGTCTACGGCATCCCCCCCGCAACCCAGGGCGACTTCGCATATCTGCAACACTGTATCGCATCGCTGCCGGATGACGGTGTACTTGTCGCGGTGGTGTCGCCATCATTGCTTTTCAAAGAAAGACGCGAGGGAGATATCAGGCGCCGGATTGTCGAGGCAGACCTCGTCGAGGCCGTGATACGCCTCCCGCCGAAACTTCTCCTGCAGACGTCGATTCCCGTCGCTCTTCTGGTGATCCGCCGAACGAAACCAGAAAGCCGGAAGGACAAGGTCCTGTTTGTCAATGCATCGAAGGGATTTCTGCCAGGAAGGTCGCAAAACACCCTGCGAAACGAAGATGTAGCGGCAATTGAAAAGGCCTATAATGCCTTTGGCGAAATAGAGGGGTATAGCGCGGTATGTTCAATCAAAACCATCGCAGAACACGGCTTCAGTCTTGATGTCTCGGAATATGTGATTGAAGTATCGGATCTTGAGGTGACGCTCGACCTTGAGGGTGCACTCCGTGAACTTGACAAACTGCACCAGCGGCGAGCCGGGCAATATGAGGAGATGCGTGCAACGTTGGCGAGACTTATGAAACACATGGAGGCGGAATAATGGCAAAAAGTAACGGAAATGGCGCAAATGGGGATGGCGCAGTACTTGGGTTTGAGAATAAGCTCTGGAACGCAGCGGATAAACTCCGGTCGAACATGGATGCGGCCGAGTACAAGCATGTTGTCCTCGGGCTCTTCTTCCTCAAATATATTTCAGATACGTTTGAAGAGCAGCACGCAAAACTGACGGCACTACGGGATCAGGGTGCCGATCCTGAAGATCCCGACGAGTACCTCGCGGAAAATGTCTTCTGGGTGCCAAAGGAGGCACGCTGGGCGTTCCTCCAGGCGAACGCGAAGGGCCCGGAGATTGGAGTGCTGGTCGACCAGGCGATGGAAGCGATCGAGAAGAAGAACCCATCGCTGAAGCATGTTCTGCCGAAA contains:
- a CDS encoding N-6 DNA methylase: MRPALDTVANWIWEAFDPVRSLMSPSEAYPYLLGIIGLKRFSDQGGDDVVRWHELAPEQYDLGSALNAALARVEAACPEYRGWFSDLDYNHRTLGGHQAWNRLWQSAVTAVGEFNFAALLEEDPQAIHDLCIKLNELVSRASSAKGEFETPDCLATLMSVLLAPHNGQSVYDPFCSSGTTLLRVASRTRDHDPDAHLPLYAETRFLEAARKTHLNLFAAGERGAHVASGDIIARPGFTDGRQVKTFDRILCTIPFGAKSWGEEIATYDPFGRFVYGIPPATQGDFAYLQHCIASLPDDGVLVAVVSPSLLFKERREGDIRRRIVEADLVEAVIRLPPKLLLQTSIPVALLVIRRTKPESRKDKVLFVNASKGFLPGRSQNTLRNEDVAAIEKAYNAFGEIEGYSAVCSIKTIAEHGFSLDVSEYVIEVSDLEVTLDLEGALRELDKLHQRRAGQYEEMRATLARLMKHMEAE